A region of Coturnix japonica isolate 7356 chromosome 15, Coturnix japonica 2.1, whole genome shotgun sequence DNA encodes the following proteins:
- the SERPIND1 gene encoding heparin cofactor 2, with product MKFLFRLLAVAVIITSTFCGIKDFSDHFESLKDAHTHENGTYEMPDLPLEFHRENTITNDLIPEEEEEEDYLDLDKILEDDYSDIIDAAPHIVSEVQQGNILELFQGKTRIQRLNILNANFGFNLYRSVADKANSSDNILMAPVGISTAMAMISLGLKGQTQQEVLSVLGFEDFINASTKYELMTVHNLFRKLTHRLFRRNFGYTLRSVNDLYIRKDFSILNDFRNNMKTYYFADAQPADFSDPNFITKTNQRILKLTKGLIKEALVNVNPTTLMMILNCLYFKGTWENKFPVEMTTKRSFRLNEKQTIKVPMMQTKGNFLAAADPELDCGVIQLPFVGNISMLIVLPHKLSGMKALEKQITPQVVEKWQKSMTNRTREVVLPKFKLEKNYNLIGFLKSMGIEELFSENGNYCGVSEEKVSIDRFNHQGTITVNEEGTEAGAITNVGFMPLSTQIRFIVDRPFLFLIYEHRTSCLLFMGRVVNPAKP from the exons atgaagttcCTATTTCGTTTGCTTGCTGTGGCTGTCATCATAACCTCCACGTTTTGTGGAATCAAGGATTTCAGTGACCATTTTGAAAGCCTCAAAGATGCACATACACACGAAAATGGAACCTATGAAATGCCAGACCTACCACTGGAGTTCCACAGAGAAAACACTATCACCAATGACTTGATTcctgaagaggaggaggaagaggattATCTAGATCTTGACAAGATATTGGAAGATGACTACAGTGACATTATAGATGCTGCTCCACACATAGTttctgaagttcagcaaggAAATATTCTGGAACTTTTCCAAGGCAAAACCAGAATCCAACGTCTTAATATCCTCAATGCAAACTTTGGCTTCAACCTTTATCGTAGTGTAGCAGACAAAGCCAACTCCTCAGACAATATTCTCATGGCTCCTGTTGGTATTTCCACTGCAATGGCTATGATTTCCCTGGGTCTGAAGGGTCAAACTCAGCAGGAAGTATTATCTGTTCTTGGCTTTGAAGACTTCATTAATGCCAGCACTAAATACGAGCTCATGACTGTACATAACCTCTTTCGGAAACTCACTCACCGGCTCTTCAGGCGCAATTTTGGTTATACTCTGAGATCTGTCAATGATCTTTATATTCGAAAGGACTTTTCTATTCTTAATGATTTCAGAAACAATATGAAAACATACTACTTTGCTGATGCCCAACCAGCTGATTTTTCAGATCCTAACTTCATAACCAAAACCAATCAACGCATCTTGAAGCTGACCAAAGGATTAATAAAGGAAGCTCTTGTGAATGTAAATCCCACAACACTTATGATGATTCTTAACTGCCTTTACTTCAAAG GAACGTGGGAGAACAAGTTTCCGGTGGAAATGACAACCAAGAGAAGTTTTCGactgaatgaaaagcaaacaataaaagtTCCTATGATGCAGACTAAAGGGAACTTCCTAGCTGCTGCAGACCCTGAGCTGGACTGTGGTGTGATCCAGCTCCCATTTGTGGGGAACATCAGTATGCTGATTGTACTTCCACACAAGCTTTCTGGCATGAAAGCCCTAGAAAAGCAAATAACCCCTCAGGTGGTGGAAAAATGGCAGAAGAGCATGACAAACAG aaCCAGAGAAGTAGTTCTGCCTAAATTTAAGCTCGAGAAAAACTACAACTTGATTGGTTTTCTGAAATCCATGGGAATAGAAGAGCTGTTCAGTGAAAATGGCAACTACTGTGGTGTATCAGAAGAGAAAGTCTCCATTGACAGA TTCAATCATCAAGGCACAATAACTGTGAATGAGGAAGGCACAGAAGCTGGAGCAATAACCAACGTTGGATTCATGCCTCTTTCTACTCAGATTCGCTTTATTGTTGACCGtccctttttgtttctgatctATGAACATCGTACCAGTTGTCTTCTATTCATGGGTAGAGTTGTCAACCCTGCCAAGCCTTAA